Proteins from one Myxococcus stipitatus genomic window:
- a CDS encoding DUF3341 domain-containing protein, with amino-acid sequence MEATVLDSWVLAEFETPDILVDATRQMREKGFQGMDTYSPYPLHGGSEALGLPPSKVPFIALCGGLTGMTTALAMQTWMNTYDYPLNIGGRPLLSLPAWVPITFELSVLFAAFGIFFGLLGLSRLPQPYHPVFESEAFRTASTHGYWLSVPHATGQDATAVIDQLKALGATQVTVVTGEKE; translated from the coding sequence ATGGAAGCCACTGTCCTCGATTCCTGGGTGCTGGCCGAGTTCGAGACGCCAGACATCCTCGTGGATGCCACCCGCCAGATGCGGGAGAAGGGCTTCCAGGGGATGGACACCTACTCGCCCTACCCGCTGCACGGCGGCTCGGAGGCCCTGGGCCTCCCCCCCTCGAAGGTGCCCTTCATCGCCCTGTGCGGCGGCCTGACGGGCATGACGACGGCGCTCGCCATGCAGACGTGGATGAACACCTACGACTACCCGCTCAACATCGGCGGTCGTCCGCTGCTGTCGCTGCCGGCGTGGGTGCCCATCACCTTCGAGCTGAGCGTGCTGTTCGCCGCGTTCGGCATCTTCTTCGGTCTTCTGGGGCTGAGCCGGCTGCCGCAGCCGTACCACCCCGTCTTCGAGTCCGAGGCCTTCCGCACCGCGTCCACGCACGGCTACTGGCTGAGCGTGCCGCACGCGACGGGCCAGGACGCCACGGCCGTCATCGACCAGCTCAAGGCCCTGGGTGCCACCCAGGTGACCGTCGTCACGGGAGAGAAGGAATGA
- a CDS encoding cytochrome C oxidase subunit IV family protein: MAIANESHQEEQNMEAHHGAGRYWLIWGVLLVLTIVTVVTGRMHLPSFGLLLALVIATVKGTLVTLYFMHLAEHRGANRLVFGVSILFVVLMLVIPMADLGTRFRAANPPGSQYSDLQPADIGTGTQRGRFGGGLKPHEAKGTPETPAPHH; this comes from the coding sequence ATGGCCATCGCCAACGAATCCCATCAGGAAGAGCAGAACATGGAAGCGCACCACGGCGCGGGCCGCTACTGGCTCATCTGGGGTGTGCTGCTCGTGCTGACCATCGTCACCGTCGTCACGGGCCGCATGCACCTGCCGAGCTTCGGCCTGCTGCTGGCGCTCGTCATCGCCACGGTGAAGGGCACGCTGGTGACGCTGTACTTCATGCACCTGGCGGAGCACCGGGGCGCCAACCGACTGGTGTTCGGCGTCTCCATCCTCTTCGTGGTGCTGATGCTCGTCATCCCCATGGCGGACCTGGGCACGCGCTTCCGCGCCGCCAACCCGCCGGGTTCGCAGTACAGCGACCTGCAGCCGGCCGACATCGGCACCGGCACGCAGCGCGGGCGCTTCGGAGGCGGCCTCAAGCCGCACGAGGCGAAGGGCACGCCGGAGACTCCGGCCCCGCACCACTGA
- the coxB gene encoding cytochrome c oxidase subunit II, with amino-acid sequence MSEFLNNLLFLPESASTFAERVDFLHHFVVGTTMVMSTAVGLAALFMFFRYRRRVPAQTTEYVVPTLATEFIFVSVPLVFFLAWFGIGFRDFTWVTTPPKDAMDVYVMGKQWMWKFSYPEGPNGVNVLHVPANRPVRLLITSRDVLHSFYVPSFRIKMDALPGRYTQIWFEATKPGTYQVLCTEYCGLSHSKMLAEVVVLPEEEYDNWIKDQRRGRLQDRQDALADTSLVPPVARMVEQGQVLAGTQGCLKCHSVDGSQHIGPTFLGMYDRMEKLDDGQSIRVDEAYITQSMMDPGAHLVSGYQNVMPTYQGKLQGPETAAIVEYIKSLRTPNVREGASEGPAYDPIQ; translated from the coding sequence ATGAGCGAGTTCCTCAACAACCTTCTGTTCCTCCCGGAGAGCGCGTCCACGTTCGCGGAACGGGTCGACTTCCTGCACCACTTCGTCGTGGGTACGACGATGGTCATGTCGACCGCCGTCGGCCTCGCGGCGCTGTTCATGTTCTTCCGGTACCGCCGGCGGGTGCCGGCGCAGACGACGGAGTACGTCGTCCCCACGCTGGCGACGGAGTTCATCTTCGTCTCCGTGCCGCTGGTGTTCTTCCTGGCCTGGTTCGGCATCGGCTTCCGGGACTTCACCTGGGTCACCACGCCGCCCAAGGACGCGATGGACGTCTACGTCATGGGCAAGCAGTGGATGTGGAAGTTCTCCTACCCGGAGGGCCCCAACGGCGTGAACGTGCTGCACGTGCCGGCCAACCGCCCGGTGCGCCTGCTCATCACCTCGCGTGACGTGCTGCACTCGTTCTACGTCCCGTCCTTCCGCATCAAGATGGACGCGCTGCCGGGTCGCTATACGCAGATCTGGTTCGAGGCGACCAAGCCCGGCACGTACCAGGTGCTCTGCACCGAGTACTGCGGCCTGTCGCACTCGAAGATGCTCGCCGAGGTCGTCGTGCTCCCGGAAGAGGAGTACGACAACTGGATCAAGGACCAGCGCCGCGGCCGCCTGCAGGACCGCCAGGACGCGCTGGCGGACACCTCGCTGGTGCCGCCGGTGGCGCGCATGGTGGAGCAGGGCCAGGTGCTGGCCGGCACCCAGGGCTGCCTCAAGTGCCACTCGGTGGACGGCTCGCAGCACATCGGCCCCACCTTCCTGGGCATGTACGACCGCATGGAGAAGCTGGACGACGGCCAGAGCATCCGCGTGGACGAGGCCTACATCACCCAGTCGATGATGGACCCGGGCGCCCACCTCGTGTCGGGCTACCAGAACGTGATGCCGACCTACCAGGGCAAGCTGCAGGGCCCGGAGACGGCCGCCATCGTCGAGTACATCAAGTCGCTTCGCACTCCGAACGTCCGCGAGGGCGCCTCCGAGGGACCCGCCTATGACCCCATCCAGTAG
- the ctaD gene encoding cytochrome c oxidase subunit I, with the protein MTPSSSIDTAGAAPHDEHHDHHPSYLVDGTTIKSWILTVDHKRIGLMFLFFVLLFFLVGGIFALLIRLELLTPGPTIMDAMTYNRTFTLHGLVMIFLFMIPAIPAVFGNFMLPLMLGAKDVAFPRLNLASLYIYLTGAVFMLWGMLNGGLDTGWTFYTPYSTHTTTTVAPVMFGAFIIGFSSIATGINFIVTCHTMRAPGITWFKMPLFVWAIYATSCIQVLATPVIGLLTVLVAVENLFSFGMFDPARGGDPVLFQHLFWFYSHPAVYIMVLPAFGVMSEIVSTYSRKNIFGYRAVAYSSLGIAFVGFFAWGHHMFVSGQSTFDAGVFGVLTMLVGVFTAIKVFNWVGTVYKGAVDFKTPFAYFCGFLFFTVFGGMTGIALGTVSLDVAWHDTYFVVAHFHFIMVGATIMAFLAALHYWFPKMFGRTYHEGWGLVSAALIILGFNATFIPQFLLGNNGMPRRYYDYPERFQALNVASTAGATLLAFGFIIIAMYLTYSLVYGKVAGKNPWRSKGYEWLSESPPPTHNFVGPQPTFPEEPHFYVDPKKAEVPDAV; encoded by the coding sequence ATGACCCCATCCAGTAGCATCGACACGGCGGGGGCCGCCCCGCACGACGAGCACCACGACCACCACCCGAGCTATCTGGTGGATGGCACCACCATCAAGTCGTGGATCTTGACGGTGGACCACAAGCGCATCGGCCTGATGTTCTTGTTCTTCGTCCTGCTCTTCTTCTTGGTGGGCGGCATCTTCGCGCTGCTCATCCGGCTGGAGCTGCTGACGCCGGGCCCGACCATCATGGACGCGATGACGTACAACCGTACGTTCACGCTCCATGGCCTGGTGATGATCTTCCTGTTCATGATTCCGGCGATTCCGGCCGTCTTCGGCAACTTCATGTTGCCGCTGATGCTGGGCGCCAAGGACGTGGCCTTCCCCCGGCTGAACCTCGCCTCGCTCTACATCTACCTGACGGGCGCGGTGTTCATGCTGTGGGGCATGCTCAACGGCGGCCTGGACACCGGCTGGACATTCTACACGCCGTACAGCACGCACACGACGACCACGGTGGCGCCGGTGATGTTCGGCGCGTTCATCATCGGGTTCAGCTCCATCGCCACGGGCATCAACTTCATCGTCACGTGCCACACGATGCGCGCCCCCGGCATCACCTGGTTCAAGATGCCCCTGTTCGTGTGGGCCATCTACGCGACCAGCTGCATCCAGGTGCTCGCCACGCCGGTCATCGGTCTGCTCACCGTGCTGGTCGCGGTGGAGAACCTGTTCAGCTTCGGCATGTTCGACCCGGCGCGCGGCGGCGACCCGGTGCTCTTCCAGCACCTGTTCTGGTTCTACAGCCACCCGGCCGTGTACATCATGGTGCTGCCCGCCTTCGGCGTGATGAGCGAGATCGTCAGCACGTACAGCCGCAAGAACATCTTCGGCTACCGCGCGGTGGCGTACTCCAGCCTCGGCATCGCCTTCGTCGGCTTCTTCGCCTGGGGCCACCACATGTTCGTGTCCGGTCAGTCGACCTTCGACGCGGGCGTGTTCGGCGTGCTCACCATGCTGGTGGGCGTGTTCACCGCCATCAAGGTCTTCAACTGGGTGGGCACCGTCTACAAGGGCGCCGTCGACTTCAAGACGCCGTTCGCCTACTTCTGCGGCTTCCTGTTCTTCACCGTGTTCGGTGGCATGACGGGCATCGCGCTGGGCACGGTGTCGCTGGACGTGGCGTGGCACGACACCTACTTCGTGGTGGCGCACTTCCACTTCATCATGGTGGGCGCGACCATCATGGCGTTCCTGGCCGCCCTGCACTACTGGTTCCCCAAGATGTTCGGGCGCACCTACCACGAGGGTTGGGGTCTGGTGTCCGCGGCCCTCATCATCCTGGGCTTCAACGCCACGTTCATCCCCCAGTTCCTCCTGGGCAACAACGGCATGCCGCGCCGGTACTATGACTACCCGGAGCGGTTCCAGGCGCTGAACGTCGCCTCCACCGCCGGCGCGACGCTCCTGGCGTTCGGCTTCATCATCATCGCCATGTACCTGACGTACTCGCTGGTGTACGGCAAGGTCGCTGGGAAGAACCCCTGGCGCAGCAAGGGCTACGAGTGGCTGAGCGAGTCTCCTCCGCCCACCCACAACTTCGTGGGCCCGCAGCCGACGTTCCCCGAGGAGCCCCACTTCTACGTCGACCCGAAGAAGGCCGAGGTCCCCGATGCAGTCTAG
- a CDS encoding YheT family hydrolase produces the protein MPYQPSEPFRPAPGLANEHAQTIYANFVRPRHAPPLKRERRELPDGDFIDLDTFDGPVGAPHVVALHGLESSSQAGYITAILRGAARRGWGATAVNFRSCSGEPNRLARSYHSGDIGDTLVVLRELKARVTGPLFAVGFSLGANVLCRVLEDQGDAAPVHAAASVSAPYDLDACCRKLDGPGPFHFVYRERFLRTLKQKAREKLARFPAAFDGRAMEAARTVRAFDHAVTAPLNGFRSAEHYYAESSSGPHLGAIRRPTLLLSAADDPMLESPVIPPSARDNPQLSVVLTPRGGHVGFVGGTAFRPTFWAEDEVLAFFDSTL, from the coding sequence GTGCCCTACCAGCCCTCCGAGCCCTTCCGTCCGGCGCCGGGTCTCGCGAACGAGCATGCGCAGACCATCTACGCGAACTTCGTGCGTCCCCGGCATGCGCCCCCGCTGAAGCGCGAACGCCGCGAGCTGCCCGACGGGGACTTCATCGACCTGGACACGTTCGACGGGCCTGTGGGCGCGCCGCACGTGGTGGCGCTGCACGGGTTGGAGAGCTCGTCCCAGGCGGGCTACATCACCGCCATCCTGAGAGGGGCGGCCCGGCGCGGCTGGGGCGCCACCGCGGTCAACTTCCGCTCGTGCAGCGGCGAGCCCAACCGGCTGGCGCGCTCGTATCACTCGGGTGACATCGGGGACACGCTCGTCGTGCTGCGCGAGTTGAAGGCACGCGTCACCGGCCCGCTGTTCGCGGTGGGCTTCTCGCTGGGCGCCAACGTGTTGTGTCGCGTGCTGGAGGACCAGGGGGACGCCGCGCCGGTGCACGCCGCCGCATCCGTCAGCGCGCCCTACGACCTGGATGCGTGCTGCCGCAAGCTGGACGGCCCGGGGCCCTTCCACTTCGTGTACCGGGAGCGCTTCCTGCGCACGTTGAAGCAGAAGGCGCGTGAGAAGCTCGCGCGCTTCCCCGCTGCCTTCGACGGCCGCGCCATGGAGGCCGCGCGCACGGTACGCGCCTTCGACCACGCCGTCACCGCGCCCCTCAACGGCTTCCGGAGCGCGGAGCACTACTATGCCGAGTCGTCCTCCGGTCCCCACCTGGGCGCCATCCGCCGCCCCACGCTGTTGTTGAGCGCGGCCGACGACCCCATGCTGGAGTCACCGGTCATCCCGCCGAGCGCGAGGGACAATCCCCAGCTGAGCGTGGTGCTCACGCCGCGCGGCGGCCACGTGGGCTTCGTCGGCGGCACGGCCTTCCGCCCGACGTTCTGGGCCGAGGACGAAGTGCTCGCGTTCTTCGACTCCACCCTCTAG
- a CDS encoding YkgJ family cysteine cluster protein → MECTRCGACCVAPDIAALDKPLGLRCPHLGEDNLCTMYERRPAICRDYQPDEVCRLIEAPTLEERVHKYLALFDLTAEARAVKERACPSMKLARKLAPPPSPTGGGRRE, encoded by the coding sequence ATGGAATGCACCCGCTGTGGCGCCTGCTGCGTGGCGCCGGACATCGCGGCGCTGGACAAGCCCCTGGGCCTGCGCTGCCCGCATCTGGGTGAGGACAACCTCTGCACCATGTACGAGCGGAGGCCCGCCATCTGCCGCGACTACCAGCCGGACGAGGTATGCCGGCTCATCGAGGCCCCCACGCTGGAGGAGCGCGTCCACAAGTACCTGGCGCTCTTCGACCTCACCGCCGAGGCGCGCGCGGTGAAGGAGCGGGCCTGCCCCTCCATGAAGCTGGCGCGGAAGCTGGCGCCCCCGCCATCACCGACGGGTGGCGGACGTCGCGAGTAG
- a CDS encoding DUF481 domain-containing protein — protein sequence MLSAALLIATSLQAQTPAPTPSPQDAPAPAATTPASAEERAAAAAERAAAAAERAAEASARAAEAAERAANVAAGTAPEAGAPEAAAPAPAKKSGEWDVTIGLGFISLTGNASTLTFSGLASAQRTTEHWIYSVKAYGNYGRSRPPEVEGEEQESQLVALNAGLELRGDRRFTKMLSGYLLAGAETDHVKSVESRTSGEGGLGVLWWDEKKKDERESYLRTDAAFRYARETRFQYFPSRLNLPDVDLGGPRFGVAFRYGVTKDVLFKEDAEVLLSVISDSRVLVNSQTQLAVKLTEALSLGISFLVKYDSVPPEGKVPTDTALAFNLEVAL from the coding sequence ATGCTTTCCGCCGCGCTCTTGATTGCAACCAGTCTGCAGGCCCAGACGCCTGCGCCCACCCCGTCTCCCCAGGACGCGCCCGCGCCCGCGGCCACCACCCCGGCGTCCGCCGAGGAGCGCGCCGCCGCCGCCGCCGAGCGCGCCGCCGCCGCCGCCGAACGCGCCGCGGAGGCCAGCGCCCGGGCCGCAGAGGCCGCCGAGCGCGCCGCCAACGTCGCGGCCGGGACCGCGCCCGAGGCCGGCGCGCCCGAGGCCGCCGCGCCCGCGCCCGCGAAGAAGTCAGGCGAGTGGGACGTCACCATCGGCCTGGGCTTCATCTCGCTGACGGGTAACGCCTCCACGCTCACCTTCAGCGGCCTGGCCAGCGCCCAGCGCACGACGGAGCATTGGATCTACTCCGTGAAGGCCTACGGCAACTATGGCCGCAGCCGTCCGCCAGAGGTGGAGGGCGAGGAGCAGGAGTCGCAGCTGGTGGCCCTCAACGCGGGCCTGGAGCTGCGCGGTGACAGGCGCTTCACGAAGATGCTCAGCGGCTACCTGCTGGCCGGCGCGGAGACGGACCACGTGAAGAGCGTGGAGTCGCGGACCAGCGGTGAGGGCGGTCTGGGCGTGCTGTGGTGGGACGAGAAGAAGAAGGACGAGCGCGAGTCCTACCTGCGCACCGACGCCGCCTTCCGCTACGCGCGCGAGACGCGCTTCCAGTACTTCCCCTCGCGGCTGAACCTGCCCGACGTGGACCTGGGGGGCCCTCGCTTCGGCGTGGCCTTCCGCTACGGCGTCACCAAGGACGTGCTCTTCAAGGAGGACGCGGAGGTGCTCCTGAGCGTCATCAGTGACTCGCGCGTGCTGGTGAACAGCCAGACGCAGCTCGCGGTGAAGCTGACGGAGGCCCTGTCGCTGGGCATCAGCTTCCTGGTGAAGTACGACAGCGTCCCGCCCGAGGGCAAGGTGCCCACGGACACCGCGCTGGCGTTCAACCTCGAGGTCGCGCTGTAG
- the nrfD gene encoding NrfD/PsrC family molybdoenzyme membrane anchor subunit, whose protein sequence is MAETAATAPLDPLEPRALVAPHHDDKSLNETLLDHVWRKPGKGWFMLLGLTISALGLLVIGVTYTLARGIGVWGNNQPVGWAFDIINFVWWVGIGHAGTLISAILLLFQQKWRTSINRFAEAMTLFAVMCAGLFPLLHTGRPWFAFWLFPYPSTLGAWPQFRSPLVWDVFAISTYLTVSALFWFVGLIPDLAALRDSSKTKLQRTIYGLFALGWRGSGRHWHNYKIAYLLLAGLSTPLVVSVHTIVSFDFAVSLLPGWHATIFPPYFVAGAVFSGFAMVITLIVPARKYLGLRDVITDRHLENMNKVILATGLIVSYGYMMEHFVAWYSQNQYEFWTFYVNRATGPYAGVYWLMIACNVITPNIFWFKKCRTSIPIMWVASIAVNIGMWCERFIIIVTSLSQDFLPSSWGIYTPTWVDWCIYVGTLGLFGTLFLLFLKFVPAVAVSEVKELQLELKHAAHHNTHGAH, encoded by the coding sequence ATGGCCGAGACCGCAGCCACCGCCCCGCTCGACCCCCTCGAGCCGCGGGCCCTCGTCGCGCCGCACCACGACGACAAGTCCCTCAACGAGACGCTGCTGGACCATGTCTGGCGCAAGCCCGGCAAGGGCTGGTTCATGCTCCTGGGCCTGACCATCAGCGCCCTGGGCCTGCTCGTCATCGGTGTCACCTACACGCTGGCCCGCGGTATCGGCGTGTGGGGCAACAACCAGCCGGTGGGCTGGGCGTTCGACATCATCAACTTCGTCTGGTGGGTGGGTATCGGCCACGCCGGTACGCTCATCTCCGCCATCCTCCTGCTGTTCCAGCAGAAGTGGCGCACGAGCATCAACCGCTTCGCGGAGGCCATGACGCTGTTCGCGGTCATGTGCGCGGGTCTGTTCCCGCTGCTGCACACCGGCCGCCCCTGGTTCGCCTTCTGGCTGTTCCCGTACCCCAGCACCCTGGGCGCGTGGCCGCAGTTCCGCTCGCCGCTGGTGTGGGACGTGTTCGCCATCTCCACGTACCTCACGGTGTCCGCGCTGTTCTGGTTCGTGGGCCTCATCCCGGACCTGGCGGCCCTGCGTGACTCGTCCAAGACGAAGCTGCAGCGCACCATCTACGGCCTGTTCGCGCTCGGCTGGCGCGGCTCCGGTCGCCACTGGCACAACTACAAGATCGCGTACCTGCTGCTGGCCGGCCTCTCCACGCCGCTGGTGGTCTCGGTGCACACCATCGTGTCGTTCGACTTCGCCGTGTCCCTGCTGCCCGGCTGGCACGCGACCATCTTCCCGCCCTACTTCGTGGCCGGCGCCGTGTTCAGCGGCTTCGCGATGGTCATCACGCTCATCGTCCCGGCGCGCAAGTACCTGGGCCTGCGGGACGTCATCACCGACCGCCACCTGGAGAACATGAACAAGGTCATCCTCGCGACGGGCCTCATCGTGTCCTACGGGTACATGATGGAGCACTTCGTCGCCTGGTACTCGCAGAACCAGTACGAGTTCTGGACCTTCTACGTGAACCGCGCCACGGGCCCCTACGCCGGCGTGTACTGGCTGATGATCGCCTGCAACGTCATCACGCCGAACATCTTCTGGTTCAAGAAGTGCCGCACGAGCATCCCCATCATGTGGGTGGCCTCCATCGCCGTGAACATCGGCATGTGGTGCGAGCGCTTCATCATCATCGTCACGTCGCTGAGCCAGGACTTCCTGCCGTCCTCCTGGGGCATCTACACCCCCACCTGGGTGGACTGGTGCATCTACGTCGGCACGCTGGGCCTGTTCGGCACCCTGTTCCTCCTGTTCCTGAAGTTCGTGCCCGCGGTGGCGGTCAGCGAGGTGAAGGAGCTGCAGCTCGAGCTCAAGCACGCCGCCCACCACAACACCCACGGAGCGCACTAG
- a CDS encoding SCO family protein, whose translation MMSPFSHTSPHARRTGMLVAAALVLAVAVPASALPGGGKTPRSIVEAQQDTPPQLKGVDVEEHLGDIVPSEAVFTDAHGEQVKLGSVLSKTRPTLLTLVYYNCPMLCNLVLNAQVKSMRELGLELGKDYEALTISVDPEDTPAMSNERRRKHLQSMGKPESAPWHFLTGTEAEIRRVADAVGFKYTYDASTRQYAHPAVVMVLTPEGSISRYLYGTDFPAKDMKLALLEAAGGRVGTSFDRVVMSCFKYDTATRRYGFYIFGFIRLGALAVFFALATMLIYFWRRELKKGAAA comes from the coding sequence ATGATGTCCCCTTTCTCCCACACCTCCCCGCACGCACGCCGTACGGGGATGCTCGTCGCGGCGGCGCTGGTCCTGGCCGTCGCGGTGCCGGCCTCGGCGCTGCCGGGTGGCGGCAAGACGCCGCGCTCCATCGTCGAGGCGCAGCAGGACACGCCGCCCCAGCTCAAGGGCGTGGACGTGGAGGAGCACCTGGGGGACATCGTCCCCTCGGAGGCGGTCTTCACGGACGCGCACGGTGAGCAGGTGAAGCTGGGCTCGGTGCTGTCCAAGACGCGCCCCACCCTGCTGACGCTCGTGTATTACAACTGCCCCATGCTCTGTAACCTGGTGCTCAACGCCCAGGTGAAGTCGATGCGCGAGCTGGGCCTGGAGCTGGGCAAGGACTACGAGGCCCTGACCATCAGCGTGGACCCCGAGGACACCCCGGCGATGAGCAACGAGCGCCGGCGCAAGCACCTCCAGTCCATGGGCAAGCCGGAGAGCGCGCCCTGGCACTTCCTCACCGGGACGGAGGCGGAGATCCGCCGCGTCGCGGACGCGGTGGGGTTCAAGTACACCTACGACGCGAGCACCCGGCAGTACGCCCACCCCGCGGTGGTGATGGTGCTCACGCCCGAGGGGAGCATCTCCCGGTACCTCTACGGGACGGACTTCCCCGCCAAGGACATGAAGCTGGCGTTGCTGGAGGCGGCCGGTGGCCGCGTGGGCACCAGCTTCGACCGCGTCGTGATGTCCTGCTTCAAGTATGACACCGCCACCCGGCGGTATGGCTTCTACATCTTCGGGTTCATCCGCCTGGGCGCACTGGCCGTCTTCTTCGCCCTGGCGACGATGCTGATCTACTTCTGGAGGCGCGAGCTGAAGAAAGGCGCGGCGGCATGA
- a CDS encoding GNAT family N-acetyltransferase: MELVLATDAQKAERDRVTHAAWGSPLTVEQFQQREARLRAHPWCREGMRTWLLMDGGRVLASCETLAMDSYLRGPDGAHVKGTSEGIASVFTEEALRGHGYATRLMDLVAARMEAESPAPHSLLLFSDVGAPLYRRSGYHEAPAWDWRLPAAGGLSTHAVDALLCDGDVPLMLEQMRRPDVPFFLWPSAAQVDWHLERERAYAQLLNRPRPEACGAVVGSSCVLWAMMARYDELVVLLMDAGSLEDAVALLEAARGVAHRAGLSKVVIWEEPGTLPWVARVSGAVRVARDGALPMLRPLRPGLPPATRVDFPRALWV, encoded by the coding sequence ATGGAACTGGTTCTCGCCACCGACGCACAGAAGGCCGAACGGGATCGCGTCACCCACGCCGCCTGGGGCTCGCCGCTCACCGTGGAGCAATTCCAGCAACGCGAAGCGAGGCTGCGCGCCCATCCCTGGTGCCGCGAGGGCATGCGCACCTGGCTGCTCATGGACGGCGGACGGGTGCTGGCCTCGTGCGAGACGCTGGCGATGGACAGCTACCTGCGCGGGCCGGACGGCGCGCACGTGAAGGGCACCAGCGAGGGCATCGCCAGCGTCTTCACGGAGGAGGCGCTGCGAGGCCACGGGTACGCCACGCGGCTGATGGACCTGGTGGCCGCGCGAATGGAGGCCGAATCTCCAGCCCCCCACTCCCTCCTCCTCTTCTCCGACGTGGGCGCGCCGCTGTACCGGCGCTCGGGCTACCACGAGGCCCCGGCGTGGGACTGGCGCCTGCCGGCCGCGGGAGGCCTGTCCACGCACGCCGTGGACGCGCTGCTGTGCGACGGGGACGTCCCCCTCATGCTCGAGCAGATGCGGCGGCCGGACGTGCCCTTCTTCCTCTGGCCGAGCGCCGCGCAGGTGGACTGGCACCTGGAGCGCGAACGCGCCTACGCCCAGTTGCTGAACCGGCCCCGGCCGGAGGCCTGCGGCGCGGTGGTGGGGAGCTCCTGCGTGCTGTGGGCGATGATGGCGCGCTACGACGAGCTGGTGGTGCTGCTGATGGACGCCGGGTCGCTCGAGGACGCCGTCGCGTTGCTGGAGGCGGCGCGCGGGGTGGCGCACCGGGCGGGGCTGTCGAAGGTGGTCATCTGGGAGGAGCCCGGCACGCTGCCCTGGGTGGCGCGCGTGAGCGGGGCCGTGCGGGTGGCTCGGGACGGAGCGCTGCCCATGCTGCGGCCCCTGCGCCCGGGCCTGCCGCCGGCCACCCGGGTTGACTTCCCACGGGCACTCTGGGTTTGA
- a CDS encoding c-type cytochrome: MRWLIPAAGLVALSSGCDVPSEFLQRMEVQAKYEYYEESDFWADGRAMRTPPTGTIPRERFSKLPELKDPVARQVALTGRANGQPTPHIPVTVDRELLTLGQKKYNIVCSQCHGVLGDGNSVVAENMALRLPPSLLELESKPAGHFYTAINEGYGVMPSFSGELDVRERWAVVAYVRTLQEARNTRTAGQPVPQENR; this comes from the coding sequence ATGAGGTGGCTCATCCCCGCCGCCGGCCTCGTCGCGCTGTCGTCCGGCTGCGACGTCCCCTCGGAGTTCCTCCAGCGCATGGAGGTCCAGGCCAAGTACGAGTACTACGAGGAGTCCGACTTCTGGGCGGACGGCCGCGCCATGCGCACGCCCCCCACCGGGACGATTCCGCGTGAGCGCTTCTCCAAGCTCCCGGAGCTCAAGGACCCCGTCGCGCGCCAGGTGGCCCTCACCGGCCGCGCCAACGGCCAGCCCACGCCCCACATCCCCGTGACGGTGGACCGCGAGCTGCTGACCCTGGGTCAGAAGAAGTACAACATCGTCTGCTCGCAGTGTCACGGCGTGCTCGGCGACGGCAACAGCGTGGTGGCGGAGAACATGGCGCTGCGCCTGCCGCCGTCACTGCTGGAGCTGGAGAGCAAGCCCGCGGGCCACTTCTACACGGCCATCAACGAGGGCTACGGCGTCATGCCGTCCTTCTCCGGTGAGCTCGACGTGCGCGAGCGCTGGGCCGTGGTCGCCTATGTGCGGACCCTTCAGGAGGCCCGCAACACCCGTACGGCCGGGCAGCCCGTGCCGCAGGAGAACCGATGA
- a CDS encoding cytochrome c oxidase subunit 3 family protein, translating into MQSSAHTADGAANLPRLAGHFASLEVQNHAARLGMWLFLATEILLFAGLFVCYGCYRFLYPEAWAAGSRSLDLTMGTVNTVVLITSSLTAALAVHYAKAGENKKVGVMFVLTLLMAVGFLVIKYFEYAHKFHIGTLPGRYYHYEGIQVTGIPLYFTVYFCSTALHAFHVIIGMAVLSVAMVRAFRKKDFGPNNYTMVELGSMYWHLVDLVWIFLFPMLYLV; encoded by the coding sequence ATGCAGTCTAGCGCTCACACCGCCGACGGCGCGGCGAACCTGCCGCGCCTGGCCGGCCATTTCGCCTCGCTCGAGGTGCAGAACCACGCCGCCCGCCTGGGCATGTGGCTGTTCCTCGCCACCGAAATCCTGCTCTTCGCGGGCCTGTTCGTCTGCTACGGCTGCTACCGCTTCCTCTATCCGGAGGCGTGGGCGGCGGGCAGCCGCAGCCTGGACCTGACGATGGGCACGGTGAACACCGTCGTCCTCATCACGTCCTCGCTGACCGCGGCGCTCGCGGTGCACTACGCGAAGGCGGGCGAGAACAAGAAGGTGGGCGTGATGTTCGTGCTCACCCTCCTGATGGCGGTGGGCTTCCTCGTCATCAAGTACTTCGAGTACGCGCACAAGTTCCACATCGGGACCCTGCCCGGCCGGTACTACCACTACGAGGGCATCCAGGTTACGGGCATCCCGCTGTACTTCACGGTCTACTTCTGCTCGACGGCGCTCCACGCGTTCCACGTCATCATCGGCATGGCGGTCCTGTCCGTGGCGATGGTGCGTGCGTTCCGCAAGAAGGACTTCGGCCCCAACAACTACACCATGGTCGAGCTGGGCAGCATGTACTGGCACCTCGTCGACCTGGTGTGGATCTTCCTTTTCCCGATGCTGTACCTGGTCTGA